In the genome of Populus alba chromosome 11, ASM523922v2, whole genome shotgun sequence, one region contains:
- the LOC118054782 gene encoding transcription factor bHLH144 translates to MHSDQYFHSKEAMPPLTNQVDNNNMHFPVATTFAAVQPLAAKHLMPVHGIEFQSSEICPRNFIIFDQADHRSQVMYNPAVAHNHGGPGFNIHATYIQENFERTDTYNVEREISSSLKEDSDDIDALMSLEEEEPEECDGEEVSTARTCGNYGSSSPDSCSSYGAKPMKKGSSVQKCSSSGSSSNSERKRQKMKTMVKTLRGIVPGGDQMNTVTVLDEAVRYLKSLKVEVQKLGVGNFKN, encoded by the coding sequence ATGCATAGTGATCAGTACTTCCACTCGAAAGAGGCAATGCCCCCACTTACAAATCAAGTTGACAATAATAACATGCATTTTCCAGTCGCAACTACTTTTGCTGCAGTTCAACCTCTAGCTGCAAAGCACTTGATGCCTGTGCATGGAATTGAATTTCAATCCTCAGAGATTTGTCCGAggaatttcattatttttgatCAAGCTGATCACCGAAGCCAGGTTATGTACAACCCTGCAGTTGCCCACAATCATGGTGGTCCTGGCTTTAATATCCATGCAACTTACATCCAAGAGAATTTTGAAAGGACAGACACCTACAATGTTGAAAGAGAAATTTCATCATCTCTGAAGGAAGATTCAGATGATATTGATGCATTAATGAGTTTGGAAGAGGAAGAACCAGAAGAGTGTGATGGGGAAGAGGTCAGCACCGCACGCACCTGCGGAAATTATGGAAGTAGCTCCCCCGATTCTTGCTCCAGTTACGGTGCAAAACCCATGAAAAAAGGATCTTCTGTCCAGAAGTGCTCAAGCAGTGGTAGCAGCTCTAACAGTGAGAGGAAACGGCAGAAAATGAAGACAATGGTGAAGACATTGAGAGGTATTGTACCCGGTGGCGACCAAATGAATACTGTTACTGTTCTAGATGAAGCTGTCAGGTACCTCAAGTCTCTCAAAGTCGAAGTGCAAAAGCTTGGGGTTGGCAATTTCAAGAACTAA
- the LOC118054784 gene encoding uncharacterized protein At4g18257: protein MGEAEEEGKKRRVMVESLGWLTESSILPKKHRAIEGVGASSIVELKAQLYKSQEEAKKSKDISPSDLEYHRAKKIIPSLDTFSKRNSGVESRALKDKLELKAVNDGSASYAALERKAELYDKLLRGELSDEEENEKYCVDFFRKGVEQDESTRPRGNNTSAAAPVDDEGKVDGDSDDSVLFNAKFAAPGRTAGAVDKAQHHRLVREVHEEANQARKKVVELKLHRQEQAAAKHEKLKQAYLRKKLEELKAASNANQT from the exons atgggagaagcagaagaagagggaaagaagagaagagtaATGGTGGAATCATTAGGATGGCTAACAGAATCATCAATTTTACCAAAGAAACATCGAGCCATAGAAGGAGTTGGTGCTTCTTCCATCGTTGAACTTAAAGCCCAACTCTATAAATCCCAAGAAGAAGCCAAGAAATCTAAAGATATCTCCCCTTCTGATCTTGAATACCATCGCGCCAAGAAGATTATCCCTTCTCTCGACACCTTCTCCAAGAGAAACTCCGGCGTCGAATCCCGTGCCCTCAA ggACAAGCTTGAGCTTAAAGCAGTTAATGATGGGTCAGCTAGCTATGCTGCATTGGAGAGGAAGGCCGAGTTGTATGACAAGTTATTGAGAGGAGAGTTGTCTGATGAGGAAGAGAATGAGAAGTactgtgttgatttttttaggaaGGGTGTGGAACAAGATGAGTCGACGCGGCCTCGAGGGAATAATACTTCTGCTGCTGCACCCGTTGATGATGAAGGAAAAGTTGATGGTGACAGTGATGATTCTGTGTTATTCAATGCCAAATTTGCTGCGCCGGGGCGGACGGCTGGAGCTGTGGACAAAGCGCAACATCATCGTTTAGTGAG AGAAGTTCATGAAGAAGCCAATCAAGCCAGAAAAAAGGTAGTGGAGCTCAAGTTGCATAGACAAGAGCAGGCAGCAGCTAAACATGAGAAACTCAAACAAGCATATCTTCGCAAAAAATTGGAGGAACTAAAAGCTGCATCTAATGCAAATCAGACGTGA
- the LOC118054785 gene encoding cytochrome b561 domain-containing protein At4g18260 isoform X1: MRNSHSVASLSVISYYAVLVPLAACLSHEDVKSHKGAQHSFNHKLSPKMVSEINLHGVLLWASMGFLMPLGVITVRMSHREEGGRRKALVYLHVVLQILSVLLATAGAIMSIKSFENSFYNNHQRIGLGLYGAIWVQAVVGFLRPRRGNKRRSTWYVVHWILGTVISLVGIINIYTGISAYHKKMSRSTRLLAILFTAQVSFMAFFYLFQDKWDYMQKQGVILGNIEVPITPAVCNQQNDHNQKVLVPEPCGKRNSLKNLFD, translated from the exons ATGCGAAATTCTCACTCAGTTGCATCTTTGTCTGTCATATCATACTATGCTGTACTTGTACCCCTTGCTGCTTGCTTATCCCATGAAGATGTCAAGAGTCACAAGGGCGCACAGCACAGCTTCAATCACAAG TTGAGCCCTAAGATGGTCTCGGAAATCAATCTTCACGGGGTTCTCTTATGGGCTTCCATGGGGTTCTTAATGCCTCTCGGGGTGATCACTGTCAGAATGTCCCACAGAGAGGAAGGTGGAAGAAGGAAAGCTCTAGTCTATCTTCATGTTGTTTTGCAG ATCCTGTCAGTTCTTCTTGCCACAGCTGGAGCTATCATGTCCATAAAATCCTTTGAGAACTCGTTTTACAACAATCACCAGAGAATAGGTCTTGGACTTTATGGAGCTATATGGGTGCAAGCTGTTGTGGGATTTTTGAGGCCTCGGAG AGGGAATAAAAGAAGAAGCACATGGTACGTTGTGCATTGGATACTTGGAACAGTGATCTCTCTAGTTGGAATCATCAACATTTATACAGGCATAAGTGCTTATCATAAGAAAATGTCTAGAAGCACAAGGCTCTTAGCTATACTTTTCACAGCCCAGGTCTCTTTCATGGCTTTCTTTTATCTGTTTCAAGACAAATGGGATTACATGCAAAAGCAAGGAGTGATTCTGGGTAACATTGAAGTGCCAATCACTCCCGCAGTATGCAATCAACAAAATGATCACAATCAAAAGGTGTTGGTgcctgaaccatgtggcaaacgCAACTCACTTAAGAACTTATTTGACTAA
- the LOC118054785 gene encoding cytochrome b561 domain-containing protein At4g18260 isoform X2: MVSEINLHGVLLWASMGFLMPLGVITVRMSHREEGGRRKALVYLHVVLQILSVLLATAGAIMSIKSFENSFYNNHQRIGLGLYGAIWVQAVVGFLRPRRGNKRRSTWYVVHWILGTVISLVGIINIYTGISAYHKKMSRSTRLLAILFTAQVSFMAFFYLFQDKWDYMQKQGVILGNIEVPITPAVCNQQNDHNQKVLVPEPCGKRNSLKNLFD, from the exons ATGGTCTCGGAAATCAATCTTCACGGGGTTCTCTTATGGGCTTCCATGGGGTTCTTAATGCCTCTCGGGGTGATCACTGTCAGAATGTCCCACAGAGAGGAAGGTGGAAGAAGGAAAGCTCTAGTCTATCTTCATGTTGTTTTGCAG ATCCTGTCAGTTCTTCTTGCCACAGCTGGAGCTATCATGTCCATAAAATCCTTTGAGAACTCGTTTTACAACAATCACCAGAGAATAGGTCTTGGACTTTATGGAGCTATATGGGTGCAAGCTGTTGTGGGATTTTTGAGGCCTCGGAG AGGGAATAAAAGAAGAAGCACATGGTACGTTGTGCATTGGATACTTGGAACAGTGATCTCTCTAGTTGGAATCATCAACATTTATACAGGCATAAGTGCTTATCATAAGAAAATGTCTAGAAGCACAAGGCTCTTAGCTATACTTTTCACAGCCCAGGTCTCTTTCATGGCTTTCTTTTATCTGTTTCAAGACAAATGGGATTACATGCAAAAGCAAGGAGTGATTCTGGGTAACATTGAAGTGCCAATCACTCCCGCAGTATGCAATCAACAAAATGATCACAATCAAAAGGTGTTGGTgcctgaaccatgtggcaaacgCAACTCACTTAAGAACTTATTTGACTAA